The Passer domesticus isolate bPasDom1 unplaced genomic scaffold, bPasDom1.hap1 HAP1_SCAFFOLD_67, whole genome shotgun sequence genome has a window encoding:
- the LOC135293094 gene encoding serine/threonine-protein kinase PAK 3-like — protein sequence MLKMLVSEGDPEAKYTELETIGKGGFGTVCMAVETATGEEVAIKKISLLQESSSELCLNEIQVMRGSKNANLVNYVDSYLVDEELWLVMEYMDGGSLHDVIRETRMAEGEIAAVSRECLQGLDFLHSKQVIHRDIKSHNILLGLDGSVKLADFGLATQLTAEQNKRRSAVGTTYWMAPEIFTRKPYGPKVDIWSFGIVGIEMVEGAPPYLMKTSRTVQQLISTGPPLKLQKPRQQSAWLRDFLHCCLERDEDRRWSAQELLQHPFVTSAKPASSLTPLIMATQQFMTNRRY from the exons ATGCTGA AGATGCTGGTGAGCGAGGGAGATCCTGAGGCTAAATACACAGAACTGGAGACTATTGGCAAAGG gggTTTCGGCactgtgtgcatggcagtggAGACTGCCACAGGAGAAGAG gtggccatcaagaaaattagtctcctgcaagagagcagcagtgagctgTGCCTGAATGAAATCCAGGTCATGCGTGGCAGTAAGAATGCCAACCTTGTGAACTATGTAGACAG CTACCTGGTGGACGAGGAACTCTGGCTGGTGATGGAATACATGGATGGAGGTTCTTTACACGATGTCATCAGGGAGACTCGCATGGCAGAAGGAGAGATAGCAGCTGTCTCTCGGGAG tgcctgcaaggcctggaTTTCCTGCACTCCAAGCAAGTGATCCACCGAGATATCAAAAGCCACAACATTCTCCTGGGCTTGGATGGATCAGTCAAGTTGG ctgattttggccttgCTACTCAGCTTACTGCTGAGCAGAACAAACGGAGATCAGCTGTTGGAACGACTTACTGGATGGCGCCAGAAATTTTCACCAGGAAGCCCtacggccccaaagtggacatctgGTCCTTTGGCATCGTGGGGATCGAGATGGTGGAAGGAGCGCCTCCGTACCTGATGAAAACCTCCCGCACG gtTCAACAGCTGATAAGCACCGGCCCCCCGCTGAAGCTGcagaagcccaggcagcagtcgGCGTGGCTGCGAGActttctgcactgctgcctggagagggacGAGGACAGGCGCTGGTCTGCCcaggaacttctgcag CATCCGTTTGTAACATCAGCCAAGCCAGCCTCCTCCCTGACACCTCTGATCATGGCCACGCAGCAGTTCATGACCAACAGGAGATACTAG